In one Thermococcus sp. 2319x1 genomic region, the following are encoded:
- a CDS encoding ASCH domain-containing protein, giving the protein MRNLKFDGKYRDLLLSGKKSATIRMGKVNLKPGDEVLIHAGGYVIGKAKIKRVERKKVSELTDEDAVKDGFRNKEELLEALKEHYKNVNSNTEVTVIEFEFTKLLDKPILSADFPYEGNNPIEIAELALKHLKDLSFEEVALLKLFLQSGSLRKAAYQLGGLNKRYKIREVLRKAYEELKKMGIMEPKW; this is encoded by the coding sequence ATGCGGAATCTGAAGTTCGATGGAAAATACAGGGATCTGCTCCTTAGCGGGAAAAAAAGTGCCACTATAAGGATGGGCAAAGTTAACCTAAAACCGGGAGATGAAGTTCTTATCCATGCAGGAGGCTATGTTATTGGAAAGGCCAAGATAAAAAGAGTTGAGAGGAAGAAAGTTTCTGAGCTTACTGATGAAGACGCTGTTAAGGACGGATTTAGGAACAAAGAAGAGCTTTTGGAAGCCCTTAAAGAACACTACAAAAACGTAAACTCTAACACGGAGGTAACTGTAATTGAATTTGAATTTACAAAGCTGCTGGATAAGCCCATATTATCGGCAGATTTTCCATATGAGGGCAACAACCCAATCGAGATAGCAGAGCTCGCATTGAAGCACCTAAAAGATTTAAGTTTTGAGGAGGTTGCACTGTTAAAGCTTTTTTTGCAGTCAGGCAGTCTTAGAAAGGCAGCTTACCAGCTTGGGGGTCTCAACAAGAGGTACAAAATTAGAGAAGTCCTAAGGAAAGCCTATGAAGAGCTTAAGAAAATGGGCATCATGGAGCCGAAATGGTAA
- a CDS encoding ASCH domain-containing protein gives MRVHKLYVRDEYLEMIKSGEKKIEVRVAYPQLKGIKPKDKILFNNEVPAEVISVKKYETFKQVLREEPIEKIFPDKPSFEQAVKRFHNMYPKWKENRYGVIAIKFRLLKPGRE, from the coding sequence ATGAGAGTGCACAAACTATACGTTAGGGATGAATATCTTGAGATGATAAAAAGCGGAGAAAAGAAAATAGAGGTTAGAGTGGCCTATCCACAGCTGAAGGGGATCAAGCCCAAGGATAAAATACTGTTCAACAACGAAGTTCCCGCCGAAGTTATCTCAGTCAAAAAATATGAGACTTTTAAGCAGGTTTTGAGGGAGGAGCCCATAGAAAAGATTTTTCCAGATAAGCCCAGCTTTGAACAGGCTGTGAAAAGATTCCACAACATGTACCCGAAATGGAAGGAGAACCGCTATGGGGTAATTGCCATAAAGTTCCGCCTCCTAAAGCCGGGGAGGGAATAA
- a CDS encoding class III signal peptide-containing protein, whose product MRRAQSALEYLFILAAVLILVMVTIRVVFTSVQALNSSVTEYIDTLKNKILETL is encoded by the coding sequence ATGCGAAGGGCTCAAAGTGCACTCGAGTACTTGTTCATACTCGCTGCCGTTCTGATACTGGTTATGGTAACCATAAGAGTTGTTTTCACAAGTGTTCAGGCATTGAATTCATCGGTAACTGAATACATCGACACCTTGAAGAACAAGATTCTCGAGACTCTGTGA
- a CDS encoding A24 family peptidase C-terminal domain-containing protein gives MELFLVGLGVIMGILTSCTDIKTGFIDDKHVFPIAGIGVLYHLYYGIAVKHDVFYAFSGLIGLAIGFLLGYLLYLMGGWASGDVVILMGYSALFPYASSYAKIVPPYAVRYPLHGMTLLFNSVLAVFPFIFFYSLAVLVIRRKTARLKEIFVDKWPKPFELALWISAAFVILRIVGKAIPSQLGVLIWAIAIVILAKLQKVGDVVGLMLFAYGAFKTPEIIYSYLKLAATFYTFKVFFSLVKVLREEVLTKKVSANELKEWDILGEWIYEKDGKIYRDREGSFDKVIRALKTLNPNALRVEYDKLIASPTAEGLRKEDIETLKALVNEGKLEDGFIVRNAMPFAPALFLGFLISVFYGDLFWWLVLKSSGL, from the coding sequence ATGGAGCTCTTTTTAGTAGGTCTTGGGGTTATAATGGGTATTCTAACCTCTTGCACTGATATAAAAACCGGGTTTATAGACGACAAGCACGTGTTTCCGATTGCCGGAATTGGGGTTCTTTATCATCTCTACTATGGGATTGCCGTAAAGCATGATGTTTTCTACGCATTCTCCGGATTAATAGGGCTCGCCATCGGATTTTTGTTGGGTTATCTGCTCTATCTCATGGGCGGCTGGGCGAGTGGGGACGTTGTTATCTTAATGGGTTACTCGGCTCTCTTTCCGTATGCCTCAAGCTATGCGAAGATAGTTCCCCCGTATGCGGTAAGATATCCCCTTCACGGCATGACCCTCTTGTTTAACAGCGTACTTGCTGTGTTCCCCTTCATTTTCTTTTATTCCCTCGCGGTGTTAGTGATAAGAAGAAAAACCGCTCGATTAAAGGAGATTTTCGTCGATAAATGGCCCAAGCCCTTTGAGCTTGCCCTCTGGATATCCGCGGCTTTTGTGATTCTCAGAATTGTCGGGAAAGCTATTCCTTCTCAATTGGGGGTTTTAATATGGGCAATAGCGATAGTTATCTTGGCAAAACTGCAAAAGGTTGGAGATGTCGTTGGGTTAATGCTTTTTGCTTATGGCGCATTTAAAACGCCGGAAATCATCTACAGCTATTTGAAACTTGCCGCAACATTTTATACCTTTAAGGTGTTCTTTTCCCTTGTAAAGGTTTTAAGGGAGGAGGTATTGACAAAAAAAGTTTCTGCTAATGAGCTTAAGGAATGGGACATCCTCGGCGAGTGGATATATGAAAAGGACGGCAAAATCTATAGAGACAGGGAAGGTTCTTTTGACAAGGTTATTAGGGCTTTGAAAACCCTTAACCCAAACGCGCTGAGGGTTGAATACGACAAACTAATCGCCTCACCAACGGCTGAAGGGCTCAGAAAAGAGGACATAGAAACCCTCAAAGCTCTTGTGAACGAAGGAAAGCTGGAAGATGGGTTCATAGTTAGAAATGCGATGCCCTTTGCACCGGCCTTATTTTTGGGCTTCTTAATATCGGTGTTTTACGGCGACTTATTCTGGTGGCTCGTGCTAAAAAGCTCAGGGCTTTAA
- a CDS encoding HAD-IB family phosphatase — MYLIAFDLEGTLVKSKSSWVELHKRFGTWDKGKEYAERFFAGEFDYATWAKLDASLWRGRTKKEVMEWVNSVEYFEGVEELFKFLRERNFKIAIISGGLKCLAERVGKELKADFVYANELLFDEEGRITGEVLPWVDFRNKGDILLELKEKLRPKLTIAVGDGHNDIAMFKVADLSIAINPHEEVEGDYLARNLYEVKEIIEKILKEKG, encoded by the coding sequence ATGTACCTCATAGCGTTTGATTTAGAAGGAACCTTAGTAAAATCCAAATCAAGCTGGGTTGAGCTTCATAAGAGATTTGGTACGTGGGATAAGGGAAAGGAATACGCTGAGAGATTTTTTGCCGGGGAATTTGACTATGCAACATGGGCAAAGTTGGATGCTTCCCTCTGGAGAGGAAGGACGAAAAAAGAGGTCATGGAATGGGTAAATTCAGTTGAGTATTTTGAAGGTGTGGAAGAGCTTTTTAAATTCTTAAGAGAGAGGAACTTTAAAATTGCAATAATCAGCGGCGGCCTTAAATGCCTCGCTGAGAGGGTAGGAAAGGAACTTAAGGCTGATTTTGTGTATGCAAACGAACTCCTCTTTGATGAAGAGGGAAGAATAACGGGAGAAGTTCTTCCCTGGGTGGACTTCAGAAACAAGGGGGATATATTGCTCGAGCTTAAAGAAAAGCTCAGGCCAAAGCTGACCATAGCCGTAGGTGATGGGCACAACGACATAGCCATGTTCAAAGTTGCGGACCTGAGCATAGCCATCAATCCCCATGAGGAAGTTGAAGGGGATTACCTTGCGAGAAACCTATATGAAGTAAAGGAGATCATTGAGAAAATTCTAAAAGAAAAAGGGTAG
- a CDS encoding protein-L-isoaspartate(D-aspartate) O-methyltransferase: MEEDELYRKWMRLVENLEGEGIIKSERVKRAFLRVPRYKFVPERYRAYAHVDEPLPIPAGQTISAPHMVAIMLELAELEEGMNVLEVGTGSGWNAALIYELVKRDVYTIERIPELAEFARRNLERAGYKDKVHVIVGDGTKGFPPKAPYDRIIVTAGAPRVPEPLIEQLKVGGKILIPVGSYHLWQELLEVIKISEDNRVKIKNHGGVAFVPLIGEYGWRE; this comes from the coding sequence ATGGAAGAGGACGAGCTGTATAGAAAGTGGATGAGACTTGTTGAGAACCTTGAAGGAGAAGGAATAATCAAGAGTGAAAGGGTAAAGAGGGCTTTTCTTCGAGTGCCGAGATATAAATTCGTTCCTGAGAGGTATAGGGCATATGCTCACGTTGATGAGCCCCTTCCAATTCCCGCAGGTCAAACAATAAGTGCTCCCCACATGGTCGCTATAATGCTGGAGCTTGCCGAGCTGGAGGAGGGAATGAACGTCCTTGAAGTGGGAACTGGGAGTGGATGGAATGCCGCTTTGATCTATGAGCTCGTTAAACGGGATGTCTATACAATAGAGAGAATTCCAGAGCTTGCAGAGTTCGCCAGAAGAAATCTTGAGAGAGCGGGCTACAAGGATAAGGTGCACGTAATCGTTGGAGATGGAACGAAGGGGTTTCCACCAAAAGCCCCCTATGACAGAATAATCGTTACCGCAGGAGCTCCCAGAGTTCCCGAACCTCTGATAGAACAGCTCAAAGTAGGGGGTAAGATTTTAATCCCCGTGGGAAGTTACCACCTGTGGCAGGAGCTCCTTGAGGTCATAAAGATAAGTGAAGACAACAGGGTGAAGATAAAAAACCATGGTGGCGTGGCATTCGTGCCTCTAATCGGAGAATATGGATGGAGGGAATGA
- a CDS encoding HVO_0476 family zinc finger protein — protein MEEYFVCPECGSEEVEVISERGREVKLRCSECGHVWQITLSKLIKIPIIVSKHERSFRRFAELPGDEEIKVGDIVEIEDDEVRITGIELEENKRVEKALIKEVKTLWGESLSYPKIIGVSIYLPKGITQSFKVKVDREEEFAVGEVLEVGGYTFKIDKIKTENKMLIHGKAKADKIVRIMGRPVRARASKSLEIYRGYEGEQPPQT, from the coding sequence ATGGAAGAGTATTTTGTATGCCCTGAATGTGGAAGCGAGGAAGTTGAGGTTATATCAGAGAGGGGGAGAGAAGTAAAGCTAAGATGCAGTGAGTGCGGTCATGTATGGCAGATCACATTAAGCAAGCTCATTAAAATCCCAATAATAGTTAGCAAACATGAAAGAAGCTTCAGGAGATTTGCGGAGCTTCCTGGGGATGAGGAGATAAAAGTAGGAGATATAGTGGAGATTGAGGATGATGAAGTTAGGATTACTGGAATCGAACTGGAAGAGAACAAACGGGTTGAAAAAGCCCTAATAAAGGAGGTTAAGACGCTCTGGGGGGAAAGCCTGAGCTACCCGAAAATAATTGGAGTTTCCATCTATCTTCCCAAAGGAATTACGCAGTCATTTAAGGTCAAAGTTGACAGGGAAGAAGAGTTTGCAGTTGGAGAGGTTCTTGAAGTAGGAGGCTATACCTTCAAGATAGACAAAATAAAAACGGAAAATAAAATGCTAATTCATGGAAAAGCTAAAGCGGACAAAATTGTTAGAATTATGGGAAGGCCAGTAAGGGCAAGGGCAAGCAAAAGCCTTGAGATTTATAGAGGGTACGAAGGGGAACAACCCCCACAAACTTAA
- a CDS encoding MarR family transcriptional regulator, whose amino-acid sequence MSAVKNKKSPRRKSALIAVLFFLLLPSKFVVSQEYEYNLDSYSLYFDILEGYKVKETIELVLFPNVPLSYYTFYSEYPIENPEAIIEINGKTQIANISVSKIVGDINAVYIEFPEVLPGGRLKIRISFYSEGMLQEVGGKKQFSYYVKFNQPVGYFYARLYVPKGYAILSPIVPSPDKVESTGNALILEWKKTEVRPEEEFYFIVGFSGEVTNQFPLAMFLATIFIAFLGGFLAGTLYRGKEKTLIDLRSDEEKVLEVLKEGPLYQSDLVKRLGFSKAKVSLLLRDMEKKGLIERVKEGRTYLVRLKES is encoded by the coding sequence ATGTCCGCTGTTAAAAATAAAAAATCCCCAAGAAGGAAGTCAGCTTTAATAGCCGTGTTATTTTTCTTACTCCTGCCCTCAAAATTTGTAGTTTCCCAGGAGTACGAATACAACCTGGACAGCTACTCCCTTTATTTTGATATTCTGGAGGGGTATAAGGTCAAAGAAACCATTGAGCTAGTTTTATTTCCGAACGTTCCCCTTTCCTATTACACTTTCTACTCCGAGTACCCAATCGAAAACCCGGAGGCAATAATTGAGATCAACGGTAAAACCCAGATAGCCAACATAAGTGTTTCCAAAATTGTGGGTGACATAAATGCAGTTTATATTGAATTTCCCGAGGTTTTACCAGGGGGCAGGTTAAAGATAAGAATAAGCTTTTACTCAGAAGGAATGCTTCAAGAAGTTGGTGGAAAGAAGCAGTTTTCATACTACGTCAAATTTAACCAGCCGGTGGGGTATTTTTACGCGAGACTCTACGTTCCCAAGGGTTATGCAATTCTATCCCCCATAGTTCCCTCCCCGGATAAAGTTGAAAGCACGGGAAATGCTCTCATTTTGGAATGGAAAAAGACAGAAGTTAGACCAGAGGAGGAGTTCTACTTTATAGTGGGGTTTTCGGGAGAAGTGACAAATCAGTTTCCGTTAGCTATGTTTCTGGCAACAATTTTCATTGCCTTTTTAGGTGGCTTTCTTGCTGGGACCCTCTATAGGGGGAAAGAAAAAACCCTAATTGACCTTCGCTCAGATGAAGAGAAGGTTCTTGAAGTGCTTAAAGAAGGCCCACTCTACCAAAGCGACCTTGTAAAGCGCCTCGGCTTTTCAAAGGCAAAGGTCAGCTTGCTGTTAAGAGACATGGAGAAAAAAGGCTTAATAGAAAGGGTTAAAGAGGGAAGAACGTATCTAGTTAGATTAAAAGAAAGCTGA
- a CDS encoding phosphoadenosine phosphosulfate reductase family protein, translating into MRKGPVFLGKAHIHWCEECNVPLISEKCDIHGEGFRVDLTPPADVRFAFEKDLEFIKREFEAHYGVDVGEILDGKVVLLNKTPGEDDVYEIIVDGYIFGWLRFDPLELKWKPGLKVEGAIALWKRFGKNMKKWVIVDKGAKEPIKNGANVLPVGVIEAEKSIRVGDDVIVVCENEVIATGIAKKNYEQLIDKKERGTGIKTRHQKKVQYREGKKATMEEVIKANKSALEERVKEARAFMRKTAQNTNKPIAVAFSGGKDSLAVLGLALEEFENFTVFFNNTGIEFPETLEYVREIKQELERRNIKFIVADAGNAFWSSLSVFSPPGRDYRWCCKVTKLGPITLTIKEHYPEGVLMFVGQRKYESLQRYNQPRVWKNPWVPNEIGASPIFHWNALEVWLYIFSRKLKYNPLYENRLDRIGCFMCPSSSLAEIQTLKEEKPQLWEKWENELGKWKERFGMPEEWITYGFWRWRRLTKGQKAIAKELRVKIPEKRTWEPIRYSLEERDGEFILRINTRIIMKRIGEVAPILGEVSEDKNSIEIGTILFTEDEVRAKSREDAIRAYYLIKRAYECVGCGVCVGKCPENALRINPHTKKIEVDSARCIHCGECMEVCPLLKIKNPQEGSQL; encoded by the coding sequence ATGAGAAAAGGGCCAGTATTTTTGGGGAAAGCCCACATTCACTGGTGCGAGGAATGTAATGTCCCGCTGATAAGTGAGAAGTGTGACATACATGGCGAGGGCTTTAGGGTAGATCTAACCCCCCCTGCAGACGTGAGATTTGCTTTTGAGAAGGATTTAGAGTTCATTAAGCGTGAGTTTGAGGCCCATTACGGTGTTGATGTAGGGGAGATACTTGATGGAAAGGTAGTCCTTTTGAACAAAACCCCCGGGGAAGACGATGTGTATGAGATAATCGTAGACGGCTACATCTTTGGATGGCTTCGCTTCGACCCGCTTGAACTTAAGTGGAAGCCAGGTCTTAAGGTTGAAGGCGCTATAGCCTTATGGAAGCGCTTCGGAAAAAATATGAAGAAGTGGGTTATAGTTGACAAGGGTGCAAAAGAGCCGATAAAAAACGGTGCAAACGTTCTGCCTGTGGGGGTTATTGAGGCGGAGAAAAGCATTAGAGTTGGGGACGACGTTATAGTGGTCTGTGAGAATGAAGTAATTGCCACAGGCATAGCTAAAAAGAATTACGAACAGCTGATTGATAAAAAAGAGCGTGGCACCGGGATAAAAACAAGGCACCAGAAAAAGGTTCAATACCGGGAAGGGAAGAAAGCAACTATGGAAGAGGTAATAAAGGCCAACAAATCGGCGCTAGAGGAGAGAGTTAAAGAGGCCAGAGCGTTTATGAGAAAAACTGCTCAAAATACAAATAAGCCAATTGCCGTTGCCTTCAGCGGTGGAAAGGATAGCTTGGCCGTTTTGGGTTTAGCCCTTGAGGAATTTGAGAACTTTACGGTGTTTTTCAACAACACTGGAATAGAGTTCCCAGAAACTCTCGAGTATGTAAGAGAAATTAAGCAGGAGCTTGAGAGAAGAAATATAAAATTTATCGTGGCCGATGCCGGCAATGCATTCTGGAGCTCTCTCAGCGTTTTTTCACCTCCAGGGAGGGATTATAGATGGTGCTGCAAAGTTACAAAGCTGGGCCCGATAACCTTAACGATAAAGGAGCATTATCCAGAGGGCGTCTTAATGTTTGTGGGCCAGAGAAAGTACGAGAGCCTGCAGAGATACAATCAGCCCAGAGTATGGAAGAACCCATGGGTGCCTAATGAGATTGGAGCTTCTCCAATATTTCACTGGAACGCACTTGAGGTGTGGCTCTACATATTCTCCCGCAAGCTGAAATACAACCCCCTCTATGAGAACCGTTTGGATAGAATTGGCTGCTTTATGTGTCCAAGCTCTTCCTTAGCTGAAATTCAAACGTTAAAGGAGGAAAAGCCGCAGCTGTGGGAAAAATGGGAGAATGAGCTTGGAAAGTGGAAAGAACGCTTTGGAATGCCAGAGGAATGGATAACCTATGGCTTCTGGAGGTGGAGGCGGTTAACTAAAGGGCAAAAGGCCATTGCAAAAGAGCTTCGAGTAAAGATTCCGGAAAAACGGACATGGGAACCCATAAGATATTCGCTTGAGGAGAGGGATGGAGAGTTTATTCTCAGAATAAACACGAGGATAATCATGAAAAGAATCGGGGAAGTAGCCCCGATACTGGGTGAAGTAAGCGAAGATAAAAACTCCATAGAGATAGGAACCATACTGTTTACCGAGGATGAAGTGAGAGCAAAAAGCAGAGAAGATGCCATAAGGGCATACTACCTAATAAAGAGGGCATACGAGTGTGTTGGATGTGGGGTTTGTGTTGGAAAATGTCCAGAAAATGCTTTAAGAATAAACCCCCATACAAAAAAGATAGAGGTTGATTCAGCAAGATGTATTCACTGTGGGGAGTGTATGGAGGTATGTCCGCTGTTAAAAATAAAAAATCCCCAAGAAGGAAGTCAGCTTTAA
- a CDS encoding nucleotidyltransferase domain-containing protein, whose protein sequence is MKIEDAVRRIPAHDKEEKVKFIILYGSHVRGDARKDSDIDLCIYYDGTKGEAFEFRMKVLGELPDNYDVQIFNLLPIFLKKECLKGFVLFYRDWGFLYDVAYKTIEESEDFKRYYYDYIGLEARE, encoded by the coding sequence ATGAAGATTGAAGATGCAGTAAGAAGGATACCTGCCCATGACAAAGAGGAGAAAGTTAAATTCATAATTTTGTACGGCTCTCACGTGAGAGGAGATGCTCGAAAGGATAGTGATATTGATCTGTGCATTTACTATGACGGCACAAAGGGAGAGGCTTTTGAATTCAGGATGAAAGTCCTTGGGGAGCTTCCAGATAATTACGATGTGCAAATTTTCAACTTGTTGCCAATCTTTCTCAAAAAGGAATGCCTAAAGGGTTTTGTGTTGTTCTATAGGGATTGGGGATTTTTGTACGACGTTGCATACAAAACCATTGAGGAGTCCGAAGATTTTAAGCGGTATTACTATGACTACATTGGTTTAGAGGCGAGAGAATGA
- a CDS encoding mevalonate kinase → MGVLASAPAKIILFGEHSVVYGKPAIAAAIDLRTYVKAEFNKNGRIRIEAKDIRTPGLTVSFTEDQIYFETDYGKAAEVLSYVREAINLVMEENGKQKGLTVSITSQIPVGAGLGSSAAVAVATIGAVSKLLGLELSREEIAKLGHKVELLVQGASSGIDPTVSSVGGFLYYQKGSFESLPVIELPIVVGYTGSSGSTKELVAKVRKNYEEMPEIIEPILNSIGKLVEKAREVILADYDKEIKFQLLGRLMNINHGLLDALGVSTKSLSDLVYASREAGALGAKITGAGGGGCMYALAPGRQSEVATAIKIAGGMPMITKISREGLRIEDVI, encoded by the coding sequence ATGGGAGTTCTCGCATCAGCTCCGGCTAAAATTATTCTCTTTGGAGAGCATAGTGTCGTTTATGGGAAACCTGCTATAGCTGCAGCCATTGATTTAAGAACTTATGTAAAAGCGGAGTTTAACAAAAACGGGAGAATTAGAATAGAGGCTAAGGATATCAGGACCCCGGGCTTGACGGTATCATTCACCGAAGATCAAATTTATTTCGAGACCGACTATGGAAAAGCGGCTGAAGTTTTGAGCTACGTTAGGGAGGCAATAAATCTTGTAATGGAAGAAAACGGCAAACAAAAAGGATTGACGGTCTCAATAACGTCCCAAATCCCCGTAGGGGCAGGATTGGGAAGTTCGGCTGCTGTTGCTGTGGCAACTATTGGGGCAGTGTCGAAGCTTCTCGGGCTAGAACTAAGCAGAGAGGAGATTGCTAAACTTGGGCATAAAGTGGAACTCCTCGTACAGGGAGCATCGAGTGGCATCGATCCAACGGTTTCATCGGTTGGGGGCTTTCTCTACTACCAAAAGGGCTCTTTTGAGAGCCTGCCTGTAATTGAATTGCCGATAGTTGTGGGCTATACCGGTTCAAGTGGCTCCACAAAAGAGCTCGTTGCAAAGGTTAGGAAGAACTATGAGGAGATGCCCGAGATAATTGAACCGATTTTAAATTCAATCGGCAAGCTCGTGGAAAAAGCAAGAGAAGTTATTCTCGCAGATTACGACAAGGAAATCAAGTTCCAGCTTCTTGGAAGGTTGATGAACATAAATCACGGCCTCCTTGATGCCCTTGGTGTCTCAACAAAAAGCCTGAGCGATTTAGTATATGCTTCAAGGGAAGCTGGTGCTTTGGGGGCAAAGATTACGGGTGCTGGAGGGGGAGGATGTATGTATGCGTTAGCTCCAGGAAGGCAGAGTGAAGTGGCAACAGCAATAAAAATTGCCGGTGGAATGCCTATGATAACAAAGATAAGCAGAGAAGGACTGAGAATTGAGGATGTTATATAA
- a CDS encoding isopentenyl phosphate kinase gives MIVIKLGGSVISDKNVPYSFNREVLENIAEEIAQFYPKENFVLVHGGGSFGHPNARKYKIREGLTGDVKGKRIGFSRTHQAMLKLNDLIIQTFLEKGLPAYSISSSSIFLIEKGEIVYGELEVLRKLLEKGFIPVLFGDTAVALDKGIDILSGDQIVGYLAKMFKPSKVVFLMDVDGIYTKNPKEEGAELIKELTKEGIEHLLESSESAGIDVTGGIGNKLKKALEISHYSEVYFINGKVKENLGKAIRGEKVGTRIKV, from the coding sequence ATGATAGTCATCAAGCTCGGGGGAAGCGTGATAAGCGACAAAAATGTTCCCTATTCATTTAACCGAGAAGTCCTCGAGAACATAGCGGAAGAAATTGCCCAGTTTTACCCTAAGGAGAACTTTGTCCTCGTACACGGCGGTGGAAGCTTTGGGCACCCAAATGCAAGGAAGTACAAAATCAGGGAAGGGCTAACCGGGGATGTAAAGGGTAAAAGGATTGGCTTCTCAAGGACTCACCAAGCAATGCTTAAGCTTAATGATTTGATAATTCAAACTTTCTTAGAGAAAGGCTTGCCCGCTTATTCCATCTCTTCCTCTTCGATTTTCCTCATTGAGAAAGGGGAAATTGTTTATGGTGAGCTTGAGGTTCTTAGAAAGCTTTTGGAAAAAGGCTTCATCCCGGTGCTCTTTGGAGATACTGCAGTTGCCCTTGATAAAGGAATAGATATCCTCTCTGGAGACCAGATAGTGGGCTATTTAGCAAAGATGTTCAAGCCAAGCAAAGTAGTCTTTTTGATGGACGTTGATGGAATTTATACCAAAAATCCAAAAGAAGAGGGGGCAGAGCTTATTAAAGAGCTTACCAAAGAGGGAATCGAACACCTATTAGAAAGCTCAGAATCAGCGGGAATAGACGTAACCGGTGGCATCGGAAACAAGCTCAAAAAAGCCCTTGAGATATCCCACTATTCGGAGGTTTACTTCATAAACGGAAAGGTTAAGGAAAATCTAGGCAAGGCAATACGAGGAGAGAAAGTTGGCACAAGGATTAAGGTTTAA
- a CDS encoding IS982 family transposase (programmed frameshift), giving the protein MVVLSFQRKILIIKSEIYPIISKHYPKNTHREIISLYDLITFAILAHLHFNGVYKHAYRVLIEEMKLFPKIRYNKLTERLNRHEKLLLLAQEELFKKHAREYVRILDSKPIQTKELARKNRKDKEGSSEVISEKPAVGFVPSKKFYYGYKLTCYSDGNLLALLSVDPANKHDVSVVREKFWVIVEEFSGCFLFLDKGYVSRGLEEEFLRFGVVYTPVKRGNQISNLEEKKFYKYLSDFRRRIETLFSKFSEFLLRPSRSVSLRGLAVRILGAILAVNLDRLYNFTGGGN; this is encoded by the exons GTGGTTGTATTGAGCTTTCAAAGGAAAATCCTGATCATAAAATCCGAAATCTATCCGATAATCAGCAAACACTACCCGAAAAACACTCACAGGGAAATAATCAGCCTCTACGACCTAATAACCTTCGCAATACTAGCACACTTGCACTTTAACGGAGTTTACAAGCACGCTTACAGAGTCCTAATCGAAGAAATGAAGCTGTTCCCCAAAATCAGGTACAACAAACTAACAGAACGCTTGAACAGGCACGAAAAACTCCTGCTCCTAGCGCAGGAAGAATTATTCAAAAAACACGCCAGAGAATACGTTAGAATACTGGACTCAAAGCCCATTCAGACCAAGGAGTTGGCCAGAAAAAACAGGAAGGATAAGGAGGGTTCTTCAGAAGTCATCTCTGAAAAGCCCGCAGTTGGGTTTGTTCCCTCT AAAAAGTTTTACTATGGGTACAAGCTGACCTGTTACTCTGATGGAAATTTGCTGGCTTTACTGTCTGTTGATCCGGCGAATAAGCATGATGTGAGTGTTGTCCGGGAAAAGTTCTGGGTGATTGTTGAGGAGTTTTCCGGCTGTTTTCTGTTTTTGGATAAGGGGTATGTTAGCAGGGGGCTCGAGGAGGAATTTCTGAGGTTTGGCGTTGTTTACACGCCAGTAAAGCGGGGGAATCAGATTAGTAATCTGGAGGAGAAGAAGTTTTACAAGTACTTGTCTGACTTTCGCAGGAGGATTGAGACTTTGTTTTCGAAGTTTTCTGAGTTTCTTCTGAGGCCGAGCAGGAGTGTTAGTTTGAGGGGGTTAGCTGTCAGGATTTTAGGGGCGATTCTGGCCGTGAATCTGGACAGATTATACAACTTTACAGGTGGTGGGAACTAG